A DNA window from Vigna radiata var. radiata cultivar VC1973A unplaced genomic scaffold, Vradiata_ver6 scaffold_171, whole genome shotgun sequence contains the following coding sequences:
- the LOC106780284 gene encoding transcription factor UNE10 isoform X2 encodes MSQCVPSWDVDDNPPPPRLSLRSNSNSTAPDVPMLDYEVAELTWENGQLSMHGLGLPRVPVKLPTIAANKYTWEKPRAGGTLESIVNQATSLPHRGKPTLNGDGGVYGNFLVPWLDPHAATANTVTMDALVPCSKREQGMESVPSTCMVGCSTRVGSCCGNHGAKGQEMSGRDQSVSGSATFGRDSKHVTLDTCDREHGVAFTSTSINSLDNTSSAKHCTKTTTVDDHDSVSHSKPVGENEEEEKKKSGNGKSSVSTKRSRAAAIHNQSERKRRDKINQRMKTLQKLVPNSSKTDKASMLDEVIEYLKQLQAQVQMMNRINMSSMMLPLTMQQQLQMSMMSPMGMGLGMGMGMGMGMGMDMNSMNRANIPAIPPVLHPSAFMPMAASWDATAAGGGDRFQGNPATVMPDPLSTLFGCQSQPMNMDAYSRLAAMYQQLHQPPVSGSKN; translated from the exons ATGAGCCAGTGCGTTCCCAGCTGGGACGTCGACGACAACCCACCACCCCCAAGACTCTCCCTTCGCTCCAACTCCAATTCCACTGCCCCTGATGTTCCCAT GTTAGACTACGAGGTTGCGGAGCTGACATGGGAAAATGGGCAACTTTCTATGCATGGCTTAGGGCTACCGCGTGTGCCGGTGAAGCTCCCCACAATCGCCGCCAATAAGTACACATGGGAGAAGCCTCGCGCCGGTGGCACCTTGGAGTCCATAGTGAACCAAGCCACGAGCTTACCGCACCGTGGAAAGCCAACGCTGAACGGCGATGGCGGCGTGTACGGGAACTTCCTGGTGCCGTGGTTAGACCCTCACGCCGCGACGGCGAACACGGTGACGATGGACGCATTGGTGCCGTGCTCGAAGCGGGAGCAGGGCATGGAGTCCGTCCCCAGTACGTGCATGGTGGGGTGCTCCACACGTGTAGGGTCGTGCTGCGGCAACCACGGTGCAAAGGGACAAGAGATGAGTGGGAGGGATCAGAGCGTGAGTGGCAGTGCCACGTTCGGGAGGGATAGCAAGCACGTGACCCTTGACACGTGCGACAGAGAACATGGTGTGGCTTTCACTTCCACCTCTATCAACTCTCTCGACAACACCAGCTCCGCTAAGCACTGCACCAAGACCACCACCGTCGACGACCACGATTCTGTTTCCCACAGTAAACCAGTG GGTGAAAACGAGgaggaggagaagaaaaagagtggAAATGGAAAATCGTCTGTGTCTACTAAAAGGAGCAGAGCTGCGGCTATACACAACCAATCTGAAAGG AAAAGGAGGGATAAGATTAACCAAAGAATGAAGACATTGCAAAAGTTGGTCCCAAATTCCAGCAAG ACTGATAAAGCTTCAATGTTGGACGAGGTGATAGAATATCTGAAGCAGTTGCAAGCACAGGTGCAAATGATGAATAGAATCAACATGTCATCGATGATGCTGCCATTGACCATGCAGCAACAGCTTCAAATGTCTATGATGTCTCCGATGGGCATGGGATTAGGGATGGGAATGGGGATGGGGATGGGAATGGGGATGGACATGAACTCCATGAATCGTGCTAACATCCCTGCCATCCCTCCAGTCCTTCACCCTTCTGCCTTCATGCCGATGGCGGCGTCATGGGATGCCACTGCGGCCGGAGGTGGTGACCGATTTCAAGGGAATCCGGCCACCGTAATGCCTGACCCTCTGTCCACACTTTTTGGATGCCAATCACAG CCGATGAACATGGATGCCTACAGTAGACTTGCTGCGATGTATCAGCAGCTGCACCAGCCTCCAGTTTCTGGTTCCAAGAACTGA
- the LOC106780284 gene encoding transcription factor UNE10 isoform X1 — MSQCVPSWDVDDNPPPPRLSLRSNSNSTAPDVPMLDYEVAELTWENGQLSMHGLGLPRVPVKLPTIAANKYTWEKPRAGGTLESIVNQATSLPHRGKPTLNGDGGVYGNFLVPWLDPHAATANTVTMDALVPCSKREQGMESVPSTCMVGCSTRVGSCCGNHGAKGQEMSGRDQSVSGSATFGRDSKHVTLDTCDREHGVAFTSTSINSLDNTSSAKHCTKTTTVDDHDSVSHSKPVFYDEFVKGENEEEEKKKSGNGKSSVSTKRSRAAAIHNQSERKRRDKINQRMKTLQKLVPNSSKTDKASMLDEVIEYLKQLQAQVQMMNRINMSSMMLPLTMQQQLQMSMMSPMGMGLGMGMGMGMGMGMDMNSMNRANIPAIPPVLHPSAFMPMAASWDATAAGGGDRFQGNPATVMPDPLSTLFGCQSQPMNMDAYSRLAAMYQQLHQPPVSGSKN; from the exons ATGAGCCAGTGCGTTCCCAGCTGGGACGTCGACGACAACCCACCACCCCCAAGACTCTCCCTTCGCTCCAACTCCAATTCCACTGCCCCTGATGTTCCCAT GTTAGACTACGAGGTTGCGGAGCTGACATGGGAAAATGGGCAACTTTCTATGCATGGCTTAGGGCTACCGCGTGTGCCGGTGAAGCTCCCCACAATCGCCGCCAATAAGTACACATGGGAGAAGCCTCGCGCCGGTGGCACCTTGGAGTCCATAGTGAACCAAGCCACGAGCTTACCGCACCGTGGAAAGCCAACGCTGAACGGCGATGGCGGCGTGTACGGGAACTTCCTGGTGCCGTGGTTAGACCCTCACGCCGCGACGGCGAACACGGTGACGATGGACGCATTGGTGCCGTGCTCGAAGCGGGAGCAGGGCATGGAGTCCGTCCCCAGTACGTGCATGGTGGGGTGCTCCACACGTGTAGGGTCGTGCTGCGGCAACCACGGTGCAAAGGGACAAGAGATGAGTGGGAGGGATCAGAGCGTGAGTGGCAGTGCCACGTTCGGGAGGGATAGCAAGCACGTGACCCTTGACACGTGCGACAGAGAACATGGTGTGGCTTTCACTTCCACCTCTATCAACTCTCTCGACAACACCAGCTCCGCTAAGCACTGCACCAAGACCACCACCGTCGACGACCACGATTCTGTTTCCCACAGTAAACCAGTG TTTTATGATGAATTTGTAAAGGGTGAAAACGAGgaggaggagaagaaaaagagtggAAATGGAAAATCGTCTGTGTCTACTAAAAGGAGCAGAGCTGCGGCTATACACAACCAATCTGAAAGG AAAAGGAGGGATAAGATTAACCAAAGAATGAAGACATTGCAAAAGTTGGTCCCAAATTCCAGCAAG ACTGATAAAGCTTCAATGTTGGACGAGGTGATAGAATATCTGAAGCAGTTGCAAGCACAGGTGCAAATGATGAATAGAATCAACATGTCATCGATGATGCTGCCATTGACCATGCAGCAACAGCTTCAAATGTCTATGATGTCTCCGATGGGCATGGGATTAGGGATGGGAATGGGGATGGGGATGGGAATGGGGATGGACATGAACTCCATGAATCGTGCTAACATCCCTGCCATCCCTCCAGTCCTTCACCCTTCTGCCTTCATGCCGATGGCGGCGTCATGGGATGCCACTGCGGCCGGAGGTGGTGACCGATTTCAAGGGAATCCGGCCACCGTAATGCCTGACCCTCTGTCCACACTTTTTGGATGCCAATCACAG CCGATGAACATGGATGCCTACAGTAGACTTGCTGCGATGTATCAGCAGCTGCACCAGCCTCCAGTTTCTGGTTCCAAGAACTGA
- the LOC106780281 gene encoding protein ANTHESIS POMOTING FACTOR 1 isoform X3 has product MTSSLTELDDDLVRCMSIGAVFSEFGGKIHSIDFHRKDDLLVTASEDDSVRLYDIANAKLLKTTSHKKHGTDRICFTHHPSSVICSSKYNLESTGESLRYLSMYDNRCIRYFKGHTQRVVSLCMSPINDSFMSGSLDHSVRIWDLRVNACQGILRLRGRPAVAYDQQGLVFAVAMEGGAIKLFDSRSYDKGPFDTFLVGGDTAEVCDIKFSNDGKSMLLTTTNNNIYILDAYGGEKRCGFSLEASPGTPIEATFTPDGKYMVAGSGGGTMHAWSIETKNEAQYDS; this is encoded by the exons ATGACCTCGTCGCTTACGGAGCTTGACGATGATTTGGTTCGCTGCATGTCCATAGGAGCCGTCTTCTCCGAATTC GGTGGGAAGATACATTCCATCGATTTCCATCGAAAGGATGATTTACTTGTCACGGCAAGTGAGGATGACTCAGTTCGACTTTATGACATCGCTAATGCCAA GTTGCTGAAGACCACTTCTCATAAGAAACATGGTACAGATAGGATATGCTTTACTCATCATCCAAGCTCTGTTATATGCTCTTCAAAATACAATTTGGAGTCTACTGGAG AATCATTGCGATACTTATCAATGTATGATAACCGATGCATAAGATACTTCAAAGGGCACACACAGAG GGTTGTTTCTCTCTGCATGTCTCCAATCAACGATAGCTTCATGTCTGGTTCTCTAGACCACAGTGTCAGGATATGGGATCTTCGAGTAAATGCTTGCCAG GGCATCTTACGTCTACGTGGTAGACCTGCTGTTGCATATGACCAACAAGGCCTTGTCTTTGCTGTAGCAATGGAAGGGGGGGCTATTAAATTATTCGATTCTCGTTCTTATGACAAG GGTCCATTTGACACCTTTCTAGTTGGTGGTGACACAGCTGAAGTTTGTGATATCAAATTCAGTAATGATGGCAAATCAATGCTTTTAACTACTactaataacaatatttatattcttgATGCATATGGAGGAGAAAAG CGTTGTGGGTTTAGTTTGGAAGCATCTCCTGGTACTCCTATAGAGGCTACTTTTACCCCAGATGGGAAATACATGGTGGCAG GCTCAGGAGGTGGAACCATGCATGCTTGGAGTATTGAGACGAAGAATGAG GCCCAATATGATTCGTAG
- the LOC106780281 gene encoding protein ANTHESIS POMOTING FACTOR 1 isoform X5: MTSSLTELDDDLVRCMSIGAVFSEFGGKIHSIDFHRKDDLLVTASEDDSVRLYDIANAKLLKTTSHKKHGTDRICFTHHPSSVICSSKYNLESTGESLRYLSMYDNRCIRYFKGHTQRVVSLCMSPINDSFMSGSLDHSVRIWDLRVNACQGILRLRGRPAVAYDQQGLVFAVAMEGGAIKLFDSRSYDKGPFDTFLVGGDTAEVCDIKFSNDGKSMLLTTTNNNIYILDAYGGEKRCGFSLEASPGTPIEATFTPDGKYMVAGSGGGTMHAWSIETKNE, translated from the exons ATGACCTCGTCGCTTACGGAGCTTGACGATGATTTGGTTCGCTGCATGTCCATAGGAGCCGTCTTCTCCGAATTC GGTGGGAAGATACATTCCATCGATTTCCATCGAAAGGATGATTTACTTGTCACGGCAAGTGAGGATGACTCAGTTCGACTTTATGACATCGCTAATGCCAA GTTGCTGAAGACCACTTCTCATAAGAAACATGGTACAGATAGGATATGCTTTACTCATCATCCAAGCTCTGTTATATGCTCTTCAAAATACAATTTGGAGTCTACTGGAG AATCATTGCGATACTTATCAATGTATGATAACCGATGCATAAGATACTTCAAAGGGCACACACAGAG GGTTGTTTCTCTCTGCATGTCTCCAATCAACGATAGCTTCATGTCTGGTTCTCTAGACCACAGTGTCAGGATATGGGATCTTCGAGTAAATGCTTGCCAG GGCATCTTACGTCTACGTGGTAGACCTGCTGTTGCATATGACCAACAAGGCCTTGTCTTTGCTGTAGCAATGGAAGGGGGGGCTATTAAATTATTCGATTCTCGTTCTTATGACAAG GGTCCATTTGACACCTTTCTAGTTGGTGGTGACACAGCTGAAGTTTGTGATATCAAATTCAGTAATGATGGCAAATCAATGCTTTTAACTACTactaataacaatatttatattcttgATGCATATGGAGGAGAAAAG CGTTGTGGGTTTAGTTTGGAAGCATCTCCTGGTACTCCTATAGAGGCTACTTTTACCCCAGATGGGAAATACATGGTGGCAG GCTCAGGAGGTGGAACCATGCATGCTTGGAGTATTGAGACGAAGAATGAG
- the LOC106780281 gene encoding protein ANTHESIS POMOTING FACTOR 1 isoform X2, which translates to MTSSLTELDDDLVRCMSIGAVFSEFGGKIHSIDFHRKDDLLVTASEDDSVRLYDIANAKLLKTTSHKKHGTDRICFTHHPSSVICSSKYNLESTGESLRYLSMYDNRCIRYFKGHTQRVVSLCMSPINDSFMSGSLDHSVRIWDLRVNACQGILRLRGRPAVAYDQQGLVFAVAMEGGAIKLFDSRSYDKGPFDTFLVGGDTAEVCDIKFSNDGKSMLLTTTNNNIYILDAYGGEKRCGFSLEASPGTPIEATFTPDGKYMVAGSGGGTMHAWSIETKNEIKGTQWLQNAVHPKEKEKENWRLKIETLT; encoded by the exons ATGACCTCGTCGCTTACGGAGCTTGACGATGATTTGGTTCGCTGCATGTCCATAGGAGCCGTCTTCTCCGAATTC GGTGGGAAGATACATTCCATCGATTTCCATCGAAAGGATGATTTACTTGTCACGGCAAGTGAGGATGACTCAGTTCGACTTTATGACATCGCTAATGCCAA GTTGCTGAAGACCACTTCTCATAAGAAACATGGTACAGATAGGATATGCTTTACTCATCATCCAAGCTCTGTTATATGCTCTTCAAAATACAATTTGGAGTCTACTGGAG AATCATTGCGATACTTATCAATGTATGATAACCGATGCATAAGATACTTCAAAGGGCACACACAGAG GGTTGTTTCTCTCTGCATGTCTCCAATCAACGATAGCTTCATGTCTGGTTCTCTAGACCACAGTGTCAGGATATGGGATCTTCGAGTAAATGCTTGCCAG GGCATCTTACGTCTACGTGGTAGACCTGCTGTTGCATATGACCAACAAGGCCTTGTCTTTGCTGTAGCAATGGAAGGGGGGGCTATTAAATTATTCGATTCTCGTTCTTATGACAAG GGTCCATTTGACACCTTTCTAGTTGGTGGTGACACAGCTGAAGTTTGTGATATCAAATTCAGTAATGATGGCAAATCAATGCTTTTAACTACTactaataacaatatttatattcttgATGCATATGGAGGAGAAAAG CGTTGTGGGTTTAGTTTGGAAGCATCTCCTGGTACTCCTATAGAGGCTACTTTTACCCCAGATGGGAAATACATGGTGGCAG GCTCAGGAGGTGGAACCATGCATGCTTGGAGTATTGAGACGAAGAATGAG
- the LOC106780281 gene encoding protein ANTHESIS POMOTING FACTOR 1 isoform X4, whose product MTSSLTELDDDLVRCMSIGAVFSEFGGKIHSIDFHRKDDLLVTASEDDSVRLYDIANAKLLKTTSHKKHGTDRICFTHHPSSVICSSKYNLESTGESLRYLSMYDNRCIRYFKGHTQRVVSLCMSPINDSFMSGSLDHSVRIWDLRVNACQGILRLRGRPAVAYDQQGLVFAVAMEGGAIKLFDSRSYDKGPFDTFLVGGDTAEVCDIKFSNDGKSMLLTTTNNNIYILDAYGGEKRCGFSLEASPGTPIEATFTPDGKYMVAGSGGGTMHAWSIETKNENKWI is encoded by the exons ATGACCTCGTCGCTTACGGAGCTTGACGATGATTTGGTTCGCTGCATGTCCATAGGAGCCGTCTTCTCCGAATTC GGTGGGAAGATACATTCCATCGATTTCCATCGAAAGGATGATTTACTTGTCACGGCAAGTGAGGATGACTCAGTTCGACTTTATGACATCGCTAATGCCAA GTTGCTGAAGACCACTTCTCATAAGAAACATGGTACAGATAGGATATGCTTTACTCATCATCCAAGCTCTGTTATATGCTCTTCAAAATACAATTTGGAGTCTACTGGAG AATCATTGCGATACTTATCAATGTATGATAACCGATGCATAAGATACTTCAAAGGGCACACACAGAG GGTTGTTTCTCTCTGCATGTCTCCAATCAACGATAGCTTCATGTCTGGTTCTCTAGACCACAGTGTCAGGATATGGGATCTTCGAGTAAATGCTTGCCAG GGCATCTTACGTCTACGTGGTAGACCTGCTGTTGCATATGACCAACAAGGCCTTGTCTTTGCTGTAGCAATGGAAGGGGGGGCTATTAAATTATTCGATTCTCGTTCTTATGACAAG GGTCCATTTGACACCTTTCTAGTTGGTGGTGACACAGCTGAAGTTTGTGATATCAAATTCAGTAATGATGGCAAATCAATGCTTTTAACTACTactaataacaatatttatattcttgATGCATATGGAGGAGAAAAG CGTTGTGGGTTTAGTTTGGAAGCATCTCCTGGTACTCCTATAGAGGCTACTTTTACCCCAGATGGGAAATACATGGTGGCAG GCTCAGGAGGTGGAACCATGCATGCTTGGAGTATTGAGACGAAGAATGAG AACAAGTGGATTTAA